A stretch of Myxococcus hansupus DNA encodes these proteins:
- a CDS encoding ABC transporter ATP-binding protein, translating into MTRSDSDLLWPVERLPDALEQLAQRQGYGRTAGEIAPPAAAVEPSRVWMFALGDRLGVELEPITPLYHELPDVLERAAPCILQVRRDGVPSYLVLLGTRRGKLRLLARDAMVVSVPTKLALALLREEQEATVAEVDQLLGGVEMSPRAREHARSKMLLQRLGQAQLRTGWIMRPRRTASRRTLLGDIPSLVTGILVSHTLLSLVLAGSFWLLGRAALQAHLETGWFLGWIAVIACAIPLRMLEVWWQGVFSIRLGTLLKQQLLTGTLKLTPDEVRLDGIGRHFGRVAEAEVVEQLAVGGALLAVLSLVDLVLAGVILVLGAGGWLQAVVLVLWVAVAFVLARRHYGVQREWSSSRVEITHDLLERMLGHRTRLAQLPLERWHDGEDVRLSSYSEISKVMDRRTMQLTALLRDGWLVLALLTLLPAFSSGTANPSLLAVSVGGILLALRAFDEVAVYFQQVSQAAVSFEQIRDLLLAVGRPELESKVPLEMEGGKSTDAADETLIEARGVTFRHDARTRPVLENCSFQIAQGDRILLEGPSGGGKSTLVSLLTGLRTPQGGVMLLHALDRATFGSSGWRKRITAAPQFHENHVLSGSFAYNLLLGREWPTSPELRTKAAALCKELGLDELVAKMPAGLEEMIGETGWQLSHGEKSRLYIARTLLQGVELVILDESFASLDPETMRVAQRCVLNHAKALVVVSHP; encoded by the coding sequence ATGACGCGCTCGGACTCCGACCTGTTGTGGCCGGTCGAGCGACTGCCCGACGCGCTGGAGCAACTGGCGCAGCGGCAAGGCTATGGCAGGACCGCGGGCGAGATCGCTCCGCCCGCGGCGGCCGTCGAGCCAAGCCGGGTCTGGATGTTCGCGCTCGGAGATCGACTCGGCGTGGAGCTCGAGCCGATCACGCCGCTCTACCACGAGCTGCCCGACGTCCTCGAGCGCGCCGCGCCCTGCATCCTCCAGGTCCGGCGAGACGGCGTCCCGTCCTATCTGGTGCTGCTGGGGACGCGGCGCGGGAAGCTGCGCCTGCTCGCGCGCGACGCCATGGTGGTTTCGGTCCCGACGAAGCTCGCGCTCGCGCTCCTGCGCGAAGAGCAGGAAGCCACCGTCGCCGAGGTGGACCAGCTTCTCGGCGGCGTGGAGATGTCGCCCCGTGCGCGCGAGCACGCCCGCTCCAAGATGCTGCTGCAGCGGCTCGGCCAGGCGCAGCTACGCACCGGCTGGATCATGCGCCCCAGGCGCACGGCGAGCCGTCGGACGCTGCTCGGCGACATCCCGTCGCTCGTCACCGGCATCCTCGTGAGCCACACGCTCCTCTCGCTGGTGCTGGCTGGCTCGTTCTGGTTGCTCGGTCGCGCCGCGCTCCAGGCCCACCTCGAGACCGGCTGGTTCCTGGGGTGGATCGCCGTGATCGCGTGCGCGATTCCGCTCCGCATGCTCGAGGTGTGGTGGCAGGGCGTGTTCTCGATCCGGCTCGGAACGCTGCTGAAGCAGCAGCTCCTGACGGGAACCCTCAAGCTGACCCCCGACGAGGTGCGGCTCGACGGCATCGGCCGCCATTTCGGCCGCGTCGCCGAGGCCGAGGTCGTCGAGCAGCTTGCGGTCGGTGGCGCCCTGCTCGCGGTGTTGTCGCTCGTCGACCTGGTCCTGGCGGGCGTCATCCTCGTGCTCGGGGCGGGAGGGTGGCTCCAGGCGGTGGTGCTCGTCCTGTGGGTCGCGGTCGCGTTCGTCCTGGCGCGCCGCCACTACGGCGTCCAGCGGGAGTGGTCGAGCTCGCGCGTCGAGATCACCCACGACCTGCTCGAGCGCATGCTCGGCCATCGAACGCGGCTGGCACAGCTTCCCCTCGAGCGCTGGCATGATGGCGAAGATGTCCGCTTGAGCTCCTACTCCGAGATCTCGAAGGTCATGGATCGCCGGACCATGCAACTGACCGCGCTCCTGCGCGACGGCTGGTTGGTGCTGGCCCTGTTGACCTTGCTGCCGGCGTTCAGCAGCGGTACGGCCAATCCCAGCCTGCTGGCAGTGTCCGTGGGCGGCATCTTGCTCGCGCTGCGAGCCTTCGACGAGGTCGCCGTCTACTTCCAGCAGGTCTCCCAGGCGGCGGTGTCGTTCGAGCAGATCCGCGACTTGTTGCTCGCGGTGGGCCGCCCCGAGCTCGAATCGAAAGTCCCTCTCGAAATGGAGGGAGGCAAGTCCACCGACGCCGCCGACGAAACCCTCATCGAGGCGCGGGGTGTGACTTTCCGGCACGACGCGCGCACCCGGCCGGTGCTCGAGAACTGCTCGTTCCAGATCGCGCAGGGCGACCGCATCCTGCTGGAGGGCCCATCGGGCGGTGGCAAGTCGACGCTGGTGTCGCTGTTGACGGGCCTGAGGACGCCGCAGGGCGGTGTGATGCTGCTGCATGCGTTGGACCGCGCGACGTTCGGCTCCTCGGGCTGGCGCAAGCGCATCACCGCCGCGCCGCAGTTCCACGAGAACCACGTCCTGTCCGGCAGCTTCGCGTACAATCTCCTGCTCGGACGCGAGTGGCCGACCTCGCCCGAGCTGCGGACCAAGGCCGCCGCGCTGTGCAAGGAGCTCGGGCTGGACGAGCTGGTCGCCAAGATGCCCGCCGGCCTCGAGGAGATGATCGGCGAGACCGGCTGGCAACTCTCCCACGGTGAGAAGAGCCGGCTCTACATCGCGCGCACGCTGCTGCAGGGGGTCGAGCTGGTCATCCTCGACGAGAGCTTCGCCTCCCTCGATCCCGAGACCATGCGGGTCGCGCAGCGCTGCGTCCTCAACCACGCGAAAGCCCTCGTGGTCGTCAGCCACCCATGA
- a CDS encoding HlyD family secretion protein: protein MAYPFERTLRSLNYESDTRLVFVALMVLCIGGLFAWSLFAKVPLVKASSQARIEPHNAVHRIEPPSAGRVVLSQLKLDHEVKEGDLLIEFDARAERLELERSKATIAATEKELAIIRQQIANKHEEAALTARVDEVAVQEALGREQELAPRHRLAVEREQLALKSPTGSVSEMEKLERTTDVDALRYAQTAQGLALTRLRREQNVRRQALAAQLLALEREALGAEGRIRELQGAIDRLEYQIERKLYRAPATGHLVDVAELGSGAFIADGQRVGTIVASNAEVRVRARFPKEVVGLIQPGQTARLKLDGYPMTIYGTVPARVTAVGTEPGQTATPEAIPGTVRVELKFAPPDDPRIQLSHGMTLTVEVEVARASPVALLMRAVGEWNPQPEAPPTSVFRPEAEAR, encoded by the coding sequence ATGGCCTATCCCTTCGAGCGGACCCTTCGTTCCCTGAACTACGAGTCGGACACGCGCCTCGTGTTCGTCGCTCTGATGGTGTTGTGCATCGGCGGGCTCTTCGCCTGGTCGCTGTTCGCCAAGGTCCCGCTCGTCAAAGCCAGCTCACAGGCCCGGATCGAGCCACACAACGCTGTTCATCGCATCGAGCCGCCCAGCGCGGGCAGGGTCGTGCTCTCTCAGCTCAAGCTCGACCACGAGGTCAAGGAAGGGGACCTTCTCATCGAGTTCGACGCACGGGCCGAGCGCCTCGAACTCGAGCGGAGCAAGGCGACGATCGCCGCGACCGAGAAGGAGCTCGCCATCATCCGCCAGCAGATCGCCAACAAGCACGAAGAGGCGGCTTTGACGGCGCGGGTGGACGAGGTCGCGGTCCAGGAAGCGCTGGGGCGGGAGCAGGAACTCGCGCCCAGGCACCGGCTCGCGGTGGAGCGCGAGCAGTTGGCCCTCAAGAGCCCGACGGGCTCGGTCTCGGAGATGGAGAAGCTGGAGCGCACGACCGATGTCGACGCGCTCCGCTACGCGCAGACGGCGCAGGGCCTGGCGCTCACCCGGCTGCGGCGCGAGCAGAACGTGCGCCGTCAGGCCCTCGCCGCGCAGCTGCTGGCGCTCGAGCGCGAGGCGCTGGGCGCCGAGGGGCGGATCCGGGAACTCCAGGGCGCCATCGACCGTCTCGAGTACCAGATCGAGCGGAAGCTGTATCGGGCGCCGGCCACGGGCCACCTGGTCGACGTGGCGGAGCTCGGCTCGGGCGCGTTCATCGCCGACGGGCAGCGGGTCGGCACCATCGTCGCGAGCAATGCCGAGGTGCGGGTGCGCGCCCGTTTCCCGAAGGAGGTCGTCGGATTGATCCAGCCCGGTCAAACGGCGCGCCTCAAGCTCGACGGCTACCCGATGACCATCTACGGGACGGTCCCCGCCAGGGTGACGGCCGTCGGGACCGAGCCTGGCCAGACCGCCACGCCCGAGGCCATCCCCGGGACGGTGCGCGTCGAGCTCAAGTTCGCACCGCCGGACGATCCGCGCATTCAACTGAGCCACGGCATGACCCTCACGGTCGAGGTCGAGGTCGCGCGGGCGTCGCCGGTCGCGCTGCTGATGCGGGCGGTCGGCGAATGGAATCCGCAGCCTGAAGCACCGCCCACGAGCGTGTTTCGGCCCGAAGCCGAGGCCCGCTGA
- a CDS encoding ATP-binding cassette domain-containing protein: MTSPGRRRSIIPEVIQISATDCGPASLKSLFAGMGAELNYRVLREVCQTDVDGTSIVTLDEVANQLGLDSEQVMLPLDHVVVPEAKALPAIIVTLSAGGRPHFVVLWKRVGPFIQVMDPAAGRHWTRISTLLSHLYQHTTSVPAEGWREWAGSEEAVATFERRLLDLGATQARELVSRALEDPEYLSIARLDAACRASEAMIRAGAVRRGRTAAGLLQSMMAKDASGEVPIPATYWSVRPNPEVEGEVLMSGAVLMRVRGWREAPREGEDAPRAVLASDLATELVAKQVSPARTLLRLRGADSWVVPGLIVVGLVFATFGRILQALMLRGVLDLGRDLGTFAQRATGMAVLAGVALCFMLIQIPISLGLLGIGRRLEVRLRKAYFEKLPEMEDRYFQSRLASDMASRTHNIQAMRSLPPLLAQALVLSLEVVSITAALIWAAPHAWRIVLALAAVTLLVPLVAQKLLFEPDLRVQMHAGALSGFTLNALVGLTPIRIHGAERSLRRAQETLLVSWSKARYWLQTLSVGFEGGLMLGSYGLVMLLVYSYLSGTERASLVLLVVYWALRFPILGQRLMLLSRAFPNAMNRVRRLLDVIGDIKEPSARSEAPVQAPVAPAGAASGVSIVMEKVRVKGGGHTILDKVSLNIAPGEHVAVVGVSGAGKSTLVGLLLGWLRPARGEIKVDGQVLDQAAVERLRRTTAWVDPSISLWNQSLIDNLRYGNDGAQGWSLSGALKGAEMLDILEALPDGLQTSLGEGGGLVSGGQGQRVRLARAMLRSGVRLAILDEPFRGLDRDRRARLLAESRRLWADITLLCVTHDVEHTQEFDRVLVIENGRILENGPPKELLANKESRYSVLLRADQENRTLLWGGGRWRHWWLSGGQLVERPAPKPVAAPVTEPVADKLELVG; this comes from the coding sequence ATGACTTCTCCCGGGCGTCGGCGCTCAATCATTCCCGAGGTGATTCAAATCTCGGCGACGGATTGCGGCCCCGCTTCACTCAAGAGCCTGTTCGCGGGGATGGGCGCCGAGCTCAACTATCGCGTCCTTCGCGAGGTGTGTCAGACGGACGTCGATGGCACCTCGATCGTCACCCTGGATGAAGTCGCGAACCAGCTCGGGCTCGACTCCGAGCAGGTGATGCTTCCGCTCGATCACGTGGTGGTCCCCGAAGCCAAGGCGCTTCCCGCCATCATCGTCACGCTCAGCGCCGGAGGCCGGCCGCACTTCGTGGTGCTGTGGAAGCGCGTTGGCCCGTTCATCCAGGTCATGGACCCGGCGGCGGGCCGTCACTGGACCCGGATTTCGACGCTGCTGAGCCACCTGTACCAGCACACCACGTCCGTTCCGGCGGAGGGCTGGCGGGAATGGGCCGGGTCCGAGGAGGCGGTCGCGACGTTCGAGCGCCGCTTGCTGGACCTGGGGGCGACGCAGGCGCGGGAGCTGGTTTCCCGCGCGCTCGAGGACCCCGAGTATTTGTCGATCGCCAGGCTCGACGCCGCGTGCCGGGCGTCCGAAGCGATGATCCGCGCGGGCGCCGTCCGGAGAGGCCGGACGGCGGCGGGTCTGCTGCAATCCATGATGGCGAAGGACGCTTCCGGCGAAGTGCCCATTCCCGCCACCTATTGGTCCGTTCGCCCCAACCCCGAGGTGGAGGGCGAGGTGTTGATGTCCGGCGCGGTGCTGATGCGGGTTCGCGGTTGGCGCGAGGCTCCGCGTGAAGGCGAAGACGCGCCGAGAGCCGTGCTCGCGAGCGACCTGGCGACGGAGCTCGTCGCCAAGCAGGTGAGCCCGGCGCGAACGCTGCTCCGCCTTCGAGGCGCGGACTCGTGGGTCGTTCCGGGTCTGATTGTGGTGGGACTTGTGTTCGCCACCTTCGGGCGAATCCTGCAAGCGCTGATGCTCCGTGGCGTGCTCGACCTGGGGCGCGACCTCGGCACGTTCGCGCAGCGTGCGACGGGCATGGCCGTTCTCGCGGGCGTCGCGCTCTGCTTCATGCTCATCCAAATCCCCATTTCATTGGGATTGCTCGGCATCGGCCGCCGGCTCGAGGTGCGGCTGCGGAAGGCGTATTTCGAGAAGCTCCCCGAGATGGAGGACCGCTATTTCCAGAGCCGGCTCGCCTCCGACATGGCGTCTCGCACGCACAACATCCAGGCGATGCGGTCGTTGCCGCCCCTGCTCGCGCAGGCCCTGGTCCTGTCGCTCGAGGTCGTGAGCATCACGGCCGCGCTCATCTGGGCCGCGCCGCACGCATGGCGCATCGTCCTCGCGCTCGCGGCGGTCACGCTGCTCGTGCCCCTGGTCGCGCAGAAGCTGCTGTTCGAGCCCGACCTGCGCGTGCAGATGCACGCAGGCGCGCTCAGCGGATTCACCCTGAACGCGCTCGTCGGGCTCACGCCGATCCGGATTCACGGCGCCGAGCGGTCGCTGCGCCGCGCGCAGGAGACCTTGCTCGTGAGCTGGAGCAAGGCGCGCTATTGGCTCCAGACGCTGTCGGTGGGGTTCGAAGGCGGGCTGATGCTGGGGAGCTACGGCCTCGTCATGCTGCTCGTCTATTCGTACCTCTCGGGCACCGAGCGGGCTTCGCTGGTGTTGTTGGTCGTCTATTGGGCGCTGCGGTTTCCCATCCTCGGCCAGCGGCTGATGCTGCTGAGCCGCGCGTTCCCGAATGCGATGAACCGGGTTCGCCGTCTCCTCGACGTCATCGGTGACATCAAGGAGCCGTCGGCCCGGTCCGAGGCGCCCGTGCAGGCGCCTGTCGCGCCCGCGGGCGCCGCGAGCGGCGTTTCCATCGTGATGGAGAAGGTCCGCGTGAAGGGCGGCGGTCACACCATCCTCGACAAGGTTTCCTTGAACATCGCCCCCGGCGAGCACGTGGCCGTGGTCGGTGTCTCCGGAGCAGGCAAGTCGACGCTGGTCGGCCTTTTGCTCGGCTGGCTCCGGCCGGCGCGCGGCGAGATCAAGGTCGACGGGCAGGTGCTCGATCAGGCCGCTGTCGAGCGGCTGCGGCGCACCACGGCCTGGGTGGATCCTTCGATCAGTCTCTGGAACCAGAGCCTCATCGACAACCTCCGGTATGGCAACGACGGCGCGCAAGGCTGGTCTCTGTCGGGGGCGCTCAAGGGGGCCGAGATGCTCGACATCCTCGAGGCGCTTCCAGACGGCCTGCAGACATCGTTGGGCGAAGGCGGAGGGCTGGTTTCGGGCGGCCAGGGTCAGCGCGTGCGCCTGGCTCGCGCGATGCTTCGCTCCGGCGTGCGCCTGGCCATCCTCGACGAGCCGTTTCGCGGTCTCGATCGCGACCGGCGCGCGCGGCTCCTCGCCGAGTCCCGGCGGCTCTGGGCGGACATCACGCTCCTCTGTGTCACCCACGACGTCGAGCACACCCAGGAGTTCGATCGCGTGCTCGTGATCGAGAACGGTCGGATCCTCGAGAACGGGCCGCCGAAGGAGCTGCTCGCGAACAAGGAGTCGCGGTACTCCGTGCTCCTTCGCGCCGACCAGGAGAATCGCACGCTGCTCTGGGGCGGTGGGCGCTGGCGCCATTGGTGGCTTTCGGGCGGCCAACTGGTGGAGAGGCCGGCGCCAAAGCCGGTGGCGGCGCCGGTCACGGAGCCCGTCGCGGACAAGCTGGAGCTGGTGGGATGA